In Phaseolus vulgaris cultivar G19833 chromosome 3, P. vulgaris v2.0, whole genome shotgun sequence, the sequence AATACTAGATTACCCTTTCTCATTTAGAAAATATTACATATGTATCCCACCTAAAGCAAATGTTCATAATCTTAAAATCAAGAATGAATTATCCTTCCTCATTCGGGTTTTCAAATCAAAACTACAGTAAGATTCATGAGCTTTTGTAAATTGTTTTACTTCGCTATCAACATTCCTATTTAAATCCCTCTGTAAGAGAATTATGGCCTCTCGCGGAAAGCTTTGAATTAACCCTTTTAAATCTTCCAATTGCTTTCCAAAATTGTTTTTATCCCACTTACAGTTAAGCCACAAATAAACGTTAAACGGATAAAAGATTGAGGAAGTTTGGTAACTGAATGGTTAAGCCCcatataaatgttaaaaaagGGGCAATAAGGAacaaaattttcttaaaatggTATATCCAGATGAAGAAAAGTGAATATAACTTTGACAGTTGACACTGTATTAAGTTGTTGTTACATGGGATTAATTCTGCAGAAAAACTGCGAACTGATTACTCAGATCAGCCATATACAATTGTATATCCGCTTCAAACAGTATTCTCGTTCGGAGTCGGCAGATTAAAAATGAACAGAAACTTGAAAAAACTGAGAactattttttctcttctttttcttttaaccaTTCAACAAAATTGTCGAGGATCACAGGCCATGCTTGACTGGAGTCATAACTTCGAAGATCACTAAGGCTTACCTGCGACCAACAAAACGTCAGACATATTTTTCTGCTTGCGACTTTTAAAAATGAAGCACACCAACTTTCACCCATCAAATGTACTAGTGTACACATGGATAATTAGACATTATTCTAGAATGATTTGAGTTAACCTCGTTAAATAATTGATACACTTGTATGTACTGAACCAATGTCATTTCTAATAAAAGCTTTTTTATCCTTCTATTTGATTTATTAAACAGCGTCCTTGTACCTACTTTTTTAATCAATGCCAGCATTCCGTAGTCCACTGGTTAGCAAGACCAGTTATAATACCTAATTTCTATGTTTAAAGATCTTTGAATTTGATCAATGGATAAGAAGATAATCAAGATATAAAATAGTTAAGCAAACGTCATATTTTGAACTAGTCAACCCTAAGCTTTAACTGTGATCTGCTTAAATCAAGTCAACTTTCTGCACATTCTTTTTACTCAAAAAACAAGCACGAGTTCAAGTGTTTGGTTTAACTCTGACTCGTTTACACCAGTAATGAATATAAGCAAGATGAACTTGTGTTTGTTTAACAATCGGGAGGGGAAAAAGAAGACTAGCGTGAAGTAAACCCAATTCACAAATCATGAGACTTATGAATTTTTCGAGATGGATTTCTTATGGTGTATGTTTATATATACTGATAGAAGGAAGTAACTAATCCATAAAATCCTTGTTATCATCATAAAAGTAAATATCAGATAGAACGAAAATGTAGACAAATAATTTTCCTCCGGAGGTTTAgcctgatttttattttttacaacttACTAAGGGCTTCATTATTTTCCAAgaacatataatatttttcaatagtCAAATTAACCTCACAATCAGATAGTAAACTCAACCAGAAGTGAAAAAAACGTATGATATAAAATCTGAAAGACAaagtaagaaaaattaataacaGCATTACCTCCTTAAAAAACCGATAAAAATTTCTCCAGTGATCTATGTTTAGTGCCCTGTAATCATTTTGAACCTGTCAAATAAGTATTTCAACCAtcagaaaataatttaatgtgtACGGGCATTAAAAGTCTTTTCAACGTCTTCCACCTAAATATACAAGGGGTAACCCAAGGGAAATCACCATTGTTTTATTATACACACTCCATGGGAAGATATTTCAAGAATGTACATTACTTTTAGATAATGAAAACACAAGAAAACAAAACTTTATATAAGCAAATATCTTTCTGCCCATTCTTTTTActcaaaaaaacaaaacaataattacATACAACAAGAACATATTAACATTCTTCACAATCCAGCATATTTGCTGGACATCACTGAAAGTTGTTATCTCAAGTCATTACATTACATACAACTGAAAAAGTTTAAGTACAACGAGCAGATAAGCATAACAATGCATcagattattattatataaaaacctACACTACCTTTAGATATTCAGTTAATAAATTAACTTGAGTAGGGAATTCAGATTTCAGAACTACATTCAACAGCTCGCAGATGGTCTCAATGTCTATACTCCTTTGCTTATCTTCTGAAAGTATTGTTATTTATGTTAGTTACACAGAAATATACAAGAACTAGAAAGCAGAGATGTAGAACAATAAATCTAAATTATGAGTGAAATCCCGGTAATACTAGTTTTACCTGTCAAGCAGTATTGAAATGCATAAGAATAAAAATCCTCAAAGCACTCTGGTACCATCACCTAAACAAGACACAGGAAATAAATACACCAAAAATCTTCTTGAAGGACAACCATAGTTGGTGGCTAATCTCAATAAGAATACAATAAAACTTTACTATGAAacttataacaaaaaaaataaaatacctcTTTCTTCAGTCCACCAATAACCTTTCTTAACTTTGGGAGTGTATCGGCCCCTAAACATTTGAGCCCTTTTCGCCACTCATCCTATTAAGAATAGGAAAAAACTGATGATGATAACATGTCCAGAAACTAACAATATGGTGAAGAAATTCAAGCTGCCTCTAATGATCATGACAAGAGTGTATAGCACCAGTATAAGAAGATTTTGGTTTGATGACCTTAGATGGCATCAAGCAGTGTTttgctctctctctctctctctctcacacacacacacacacggTCGCGCAAGCAATATACCCAAATATGACAGGATTTTCAACATTTAACAAATGAAAAGTTATTTAACTATATTCAGAATGACCCTCAAAAAGGACCAGATCTCAGACCATGATTCAGCCAATTTGGTATAAAAGAAAATTCTATTTACTGGGGAGAATTTAGTATTTCAGTAATCAACATGAATATAACTGATAGACTAGAGAAGTCCTTGTCTACGAGCTGATAAGCCCGAATGGAATGGGCCCTAGTCTTGAAGATTCAAATGTAATGACGTTGTTGGAGGTTCAGTCCTTCACCAGGCCAATGAAAAAATGCACCATAAGAAACATCAAGCTCTAACAAAAAGACCCAGATTCATTCCTCTACCCAGGTTACCTCCAATGTaccaaaaaagaagaagataaagTACAGATAAGGCAAAAGAAAGACCAAAAGAAACCTCCACAAACAAAATCATCCAACTTCCAGTCAAACATGGGCTACAGGACAATTTGAGTAGTTCACATATATACATTCTCacaaatcaaacaatttccttTGAAGACAGAATTTCATCAGGTAATATATCTTTCATGGGACATCAAGAGGCTACTTGCCACCACATACACCAAAATACAATCAATCCCGCACCACTGTTGTCGATAATATTTCTTACGTCATGAGCTCAATACAAGAAAGTTTAGCTGAAGATCCATACCATACCGTTAACTCCCTTTAGTTCTTATTGAAATAAAAGCCTACTCCAGATTGAAGGCCAGAGAAGAGATGAAGAAAAGACCAGCATCAGAGAACACTTGAAATTTACAGTGTCAACCTATCTATTTCACTAGCCACTAGTATTGATTCCATTATTAGCTACGCACAAATTAAATAAACCAATCAGAGTTTTCTTTTAGTGAGGAGTTCCTTTTTTTCTCAATGAGAAGTTGaccctttcttcttcattgtgagctcacacacacacacacatgtatatagaaagagagagagagagagagagagagagagagagagagagagagagagagagagagaaagagagagagagagagaggataAATGCAAGAATATACATCAAAACATTGAAATGTAGAAATACATCAATACATGAGTATTAAATTAAGGGTTACATCAAGAGCACAAATCCAAGGTCAATACATAAGTATTGAAATGTTGTTCACTAATTTCAGCAGTGTGTAAATAAACTAAGATTGTAAAGCAATACTCTCTACCAACCTTGGAAAAAAAACCTTGTTTTTCAGCTTTCATTTTCCTGATAagataaaaaacatatatttatagtGGTCAAAAACCAGTTATATACAGGAAAAGGAAAGATTAATCCAGTCCATAACTTACCAAGCAAGGATCAGCATTCTAACATCTGTATGATCCACATGCACATCTTTACAAAATGCCACAATCCCGTCTGGGCTGACGAACCAAACAAAAAGTACAGAGAATATCATCAAGAGGAGTGACATAAACTTTAACGAAGAGGGGCAACAATCTTAAAACATAAAGGAGAGGCGTTGAGCCTCAACACGCATAATATTGTTGAACACGTGCCATATTTGTtaactaaatttatataaaaaaaaataacagacCTAAGCAATTTCTAATTCCTTATTAAAAACAGTGCattgagaaaataaataaaccaaCGTGTGCTACTTAAacataagcaaagttccaagaaaataatttaattttaacttaagcATGATATGTTCTAATCCTAAACCAGATCAAAAAACAACTAAAGCATGCCACAATGATTTCAACATGCACATACTTACTCAATCAAACCCAGTGACTTATTTGCATACGTTTCAAATAGGTTATCTATTCGATCAAATTGCTTTGTGGTTGATTTCTTTGGTTCTGAAATAATAACATGAAATGAAATCATTACTATCACGAACTCAGCAAATTAAAGTCAGCATTAGATGGAAAAGGTAAAGATAAAAGGAAATATTTCCACATTAATATGAAAAAACTAGAAACAGTCATGAATAATTAAGGCTTACGGTTCAGGACAATAAACATTGTGAAATATTTCATCATACTTCCAGAGTCCTTTGCCATGCCGATATACTATCGGAAAAAATAGCTCAGCAAAAACCAAATCATTTATTTGGAATGCAAATAGTTACATTTTTTACACAAATCTAACCAAAAGGACACTAATTATTTTGTCTATGGGGATGCAGTTGCCTCTCTCAATAACATCTTAGGTCTCACCACTAGGGTAATGCTTTTACGTCATAGCATTTTAATAATGTCCCCCATAAATAGATCAAGCAATCTTCATGAACTATAGAAGTATTAAGCTAAAATTGCTCTCAGATTGTATTGGCTATAAACATGGAGGCTGTCTTGATAACTGGCATCATACTATTGTAGTAAGCTGCAAAAATGTAGTGCCAGATAACAGAAAAGCAGCCTCCCAGAAGATATGTACTCTGGATTTTAAACTGCTGCGAcatgattaattatttaatacgAAACAGACAATCTCTTAACAGCACAGGTgtgttttacaatttttatatgcCACCATGTAAGAAACAAGTACCGTTCAAGTTATGTTCTTGACAAGTACGTTATGTTCTTGCAGAACAGAAGGTAACCGGATGCACAATAAAAATACATAAGGTAAACAGCACATTGCAAATAATATAGATCATAATTGGGCATTCTAATAACAAATTGGCTGAGTATTACACAATTAACATCACATGCAAATGATTCATAAACAATCGAATATTATCTATTCTGGCTAAATGGGTAATTGATGGGAAGCATCCCATAAACAAGATAGACACCTAGCACCATCACCACCCTCTCCCTCAAAATTATCTCGTAAAAAAAAGCAAAGAATCCAATATTGTTATCAGCAACTGCCACACTGAATCTGATCAAATCGTGTTCGAATTATAAAACCACAACACCAAAACCTTGTGTATTCAAGCTTTGAATTTTGAAGCGTTTAAATCCAACATCACATCCACAACTTTACCACAGGAAGACGTAGTCCAATTACAAATATTTGACCTCGATCAGCACAGAGATCGATTAAATTTGCCAACTTTGGCACTTGGCCACAGAAAAACTCATTGCCccacaaataaacaaaaaaataattaaaaaaaattcaagattCATTGTTCTTTAAGTGAATATTGTGATTCGATTTTCGCGGGGGAGAACCAATCGGAAACGAGAAATAGAAGTACCGGTACGAAGAGAAGAATCAACATCAGAAGAAGTGATTGGTGGGGCCGCTTTTCTTTTGGGACGAGGCATCTTCCCAAATTGTGCAATGAAACACTGTCAAAGCTTTGAGAGACACAATGGAATCGATTCGAAAGAAATCAGAGAAAGTAAACCCTATTCACAGAGGATGATGACGAACAAGAGAAACCAGCACAGATTCAAGGTTTAACCAAGGTTTTATAGCTTTGGAATTAGTGCTGCTTCCGTCaatcttttttttcctttcgtAATTAATTGCATAAGCTTAATTATCACATTGTAACATAATTAGAAATCACTCTCCTCATGATTTTTCTAgtgattttcataaaaaataacaaatgtatatatataaaattaaaaataaaaatctttatatcttgaatttaatttatatgacaaataTCTTAGGAAAAAAATGGCTTTTCCTTTTGTactttattgatttattttcaatttatttttgtgcttataaaaaaatatacttcaaaatattttaaatgaccgtatctaattgaaatttaattttgttctcgttttatatgatttcatttttcttaaaagTAATTTAGTTTTGTAGTGGGAGAATGAAGTGATTCTCTGAAAGGTGCAGATAAGCGCGTTTTGAATAAGAGAGGGTTTTGTCGCGGGATTCTGAACTGGAACAAGGTGTCATTCTGTAAAGAGTTAATGTTGTGTGGgccaaaatatttattttatttttgtataatcacgtaatattaaaattgttttgtaaaataaagttgatatattttatatattttaattggttttctttaatttgatagataatttttttgatattcaagtttaaaagataaatagaaatacaaataaattCAATAATCTTAAGTTAATAACAATCTCTCTTATCTCCCCCTCGaacttcaagaaaaaaaaatcttcaaataATTATCTTGATgttacaacaataataaattctcattactctctgttttttttttaaataataaagtcaAAATTGTTTGTATATAATGTTAAAGTATGTCCAACCACAAAAACGTTGTTATTCCAATTTTCTTTCTTATTCAGTTCGACAAAGATAGATGTTTGCCATTTTTTTCTACTTGAATTTTGGCGGGTTATCAATCTTTTAATCAAGATGAAAAGAGGATGTGTGAAATGTGAAGAAACATGGAACAAGAAAGTTGGAAGGAGgataaagatgaagaaaaaaaaaaggatattaACAATATCagaaataatttatacaaatttaattaactaaaatctaaaaaaaatatatatatatcataatttattaggtaaatatattatttaatttgattttttttttcaaatcaaactgatttattaataattttaaattttcaatatgaTTTTTAGcacaattattataaaattagtgAAAACACAAGTGTGACATAGGCatccatatttttatttttattttcataaatttatatgtatttacATTATTTGATAACACTCGGTATCACATATTTAaatctttgtttttttaatgGTATTTTACATGTATATGgatatttatatgtatataagTATATTTTAACAATTGACAATGTTTTGTGAATTCTCATTTTCtagtcttaaaaaataaatatacaaacgatgtaaaatatttaaatatttgatactCATCGTTGTCAAATAATACAGATAAACAGACATTGTCAAATActataaaatacaaatacattGTCAAATATTATAGAATACAGATACACAtaagtttatgaaaaaaataaaaaagtataaatacacataaatctatatttcatttaaataaatataaatatacatataataataatagtaataataatataaatataaaaaatgcggatacactcTCGCGTCTGTGTTTCCACTATAAAGGGATTTCTCATTATAATCGTTTTTTTGGTGTACACAAAATTGTTTCCGATTCtacctttatttaatatatctcattttattaatacaatgaagtattttgtcatttcatatgatttacttaaaaaattaaattattttttaatttaaggcAACAAAGAGAGCATATTCttacattttcacacaaaatctcacatataaaataaaataaccttcACTTTTAATCACTCTCTACACTTCAtttttcacttttcaatttcgactcatccaaaattatttgTGTATGTATGTTACATTTCTATCATCTTGAGTAAAATAGAAAAATGCAGATACGCATGCGCAATTGTGCATATGTTTCTACTagttagatataaatattttagataccaactttaaaatttaaataattgataagtAAATCTtaggtaactaattagatatcaatttaaaaactaattatcaataatagaaactaatttagatattatttttgttttaatctctaaaatagtatataatttaattattataaaaattaataatttttttttggtagaatttgatttttatttaataatttttaatagaacAATATCTGAGTCATTGTGTTTTCTATTATGTTTAGGGATAGTTGGTCGGTTATAGAATTCTTGTAATGTCAGATCACATTATTTTTTCCACCTCATCTGTAACAATGGTTTTGCTATAATATAATCTACTTCAGTTTGGCGCTTATACTTgtatctatttatttataatatttcgTAATAATTATTGTAACACATCTCCAAATAGTTGTTTGTGGCTCCttatctatgtagcatagataCGGATACGGACATTGACACGAATACGGATACAAAGATACgtatttatgtgcacaagtaaagtatgtttcagatttttttggGAAGCAAAATGATGTTTTTCATgattggttcaaaagaattcgttccttatttttataatcataataaaaatttatacaataaatttgagtttttaaaaattatttatttatttattttaaattgtgttagaaccatgctaaaattttcataaattcaataaatattttttgaattaaacactTCACCAAAAGTGTTCTACAACTATCATATGAAGATCGACACCAATACATATATCTGACACGGACACActatttaagagaagtgttcGAGCTCTCTTATGCATTATAATGCACTACACATGTTTTTGAATGCATGGCCATTGTATTCCAAAATCCTCACATCAGATAAATAGGTATAAAATATGGACCTTTGTTCACTACTAAAATTCTGGAATTTCTCATACTGAAGATAtacaatattaaatttattacttttcactcacttaaatgaaaaataaataataaataatcatGTGTCATATAAAAGGTTAACTAGTCATCgtgaataattttaaattacaacTTACTCAAAAAGTGAAAATATATccacttttaaaaataaaaaaaaatataatttttcaatgTCCAATaagaaactttttttatttattttaatccttataaatatattatttattagtttaatCTTTGATGATATCTGTTGTGTGacaattttaattcaaataagtaatttttatattttattcagaTCTTTCATTTTGTCTATTaattaaaacagttttagggAGAGATTGGAACATATTGAATGACtgaaactaataaaaaaattgaaaaaggacgtatatgtatatgtatctatatttatatttatattatattcatatctATATCTATAACTATATATCTCTATCTCTATATAtctatatacatataatatagtTTGTTATGGATATTAAATTCTATTGATGATATTCatagaataaaaatttatgaagaaaTGATTTCTTAACAAATTATTATATTGTAAGATACTAACTAAATACTTTTGATATATTTGctctttttaaattgatatataattgcTTACTCCAAATATTAATTCCTTAAAACATCTtcaatcaaatataaaataatcttaaaatatacaatatattACTTAAGAATAAAAAGTTCAATCTAAAATCATTATGAGATTGTAATCAACTacacattttaattaaaatatttggttaCTGAATTTGAAGGATTTCCAAAATATCAATCTCATCAATCAAATAGTTATCATTGCTATCAAAACTAAAATAGCTTTCTTTGACTAAAATTTGAAATCTTTTTAGAatgtattatataatattttcttggagAGATTTTCTAATGATGATTTTGATGTTATCACTTTTTCCTTATTTTTGACCGTACAAATAAAAAAacgtattaattaaaaaaaatcaagattttctgttaatattttatttattatatgcatatagataaaaaaaaattatctttgtaAATTTTCATAACCGTAGTTGTTTTTcctatttttatatattcatgATCATTAAACTATAAATAGTCTTAAActgaacaaaaaaatattagttaagaATAAAAGTTGATTATCattgttataaaaattaaaatatggcTTTATTTGACTAGAATTTGAAATCTTTTCAGaatgtatatataatattttttggaGAGATTTTGTTAATgataaaattatgatattttttttaaatgtacaaataaaataacgtattagtttaaaaaaattaagattttttgttaatatttttttaattgtatgcATATAGATAAAATTTTCTTATCTTATCTtggttaacaatttttttatctatttctaTATATATTCATCCCACTATAAAATTGAGTTTTACCGATATCATATCATCTCTCTTTTGAATTTGCCTACACACTTTTCTCtacttttcacttttttttctataCTTCTCTCACTAACCTCACCCAGCCATGGCTATGATTTCAAGCGAGATATTTCCTATTTGTACTTATTTGCCAGCAAAATCTCTTTACAGATTTAAAGCTGTGAACAAGGGGTTCTGCAATCTTCTAGAAGAAGGTTTTTTCCTAGTGAATCATGTTCATAACTCGTTGAAAAGAGATGATACATGTTTCTTCTTACAACTAGAGAGGCCATGCAACGAAGAAGTTACGTTGCACCAATTACCTTCGCGGCAAGGAGCAGGTGTGTCTGGCGAGGTTCTCCAGTTCTTATCAAAATCCAGTCAAATCTTAGCTTCAATCAAGGGATTGATACTTTGTCGTACAACAGATAAGACACCTTCTGAgttttacatttgcaacccagcTACAAAGTCTCGGTTACCAATTTCTTTACCCACCCATGATGAAAATCTGAATACACGTGCACATGTTATGATCATGTTGTTGGAGTGTTATGATGAGTTTGATGATTACATGGTGGTTCATTTTGAAACCCCAACTGATTGGTCTTCAGATTATGCATGCAAAATTTTGAAGCCTCGGGAAGGATCGTGGAAAACAATGGAAAAGGGTTTTTGTGCAGGTGGTAGAAACATGAAGTTTAACATGCCTGTGCATGACAATGGAGTCATCCACTTCATTTCAGATTGTGGCTCTTACATCACTGAAGTGAGCCCTTATTTCGAACCCTATATAATGTCCTACAGTCTCAATAATGGCACCTCCACAATGCTTAAGTTGCCCAAAATTGCTAGAAAGAGCTCAATTGATAAGAAGTGTGACATGAACATTTTCAATTGGGGCAAGGTGTCAATGGCAAGTTCCTC encodes:
- the LOC137807471 gene encoding uncharacterized protein isoform X2, which gives rise to MPRPKRKAAPPITSSDVDSSLRTEPKKSTTKQFDRIDNLFETYANKSLGLIDPDGIVAFCKDVHVDHTDVRMLILAWKMKAEKQGFFSKDEWRKGLKCLGADTLPKLRKVIGGLKKEVMVPECFEDFYSYAFQYCLTDKQRSIDIETICELLNVVLKSEFPTQVNLLTEYLKVQNDYRALNIDHWRNFYRFFKEVSLSDLRSYDSSQAWPVILDNFVEWLKEKEEKK
- the LOC137807471 gene encoding uncharacterized protein isoform X1, with amino-acid sequence MPRPKRKAAPPITSSDVDSSLRTEPKKSTTKQFDRIDNLFETYANKSLGLIDPDGIVAFCKDVHVDHTDVRMLILAWKMKAEKQGFFSKDEWRKGLKCLGADTLPKLRKVIGGLKKEVMVPECFEDFYSYAFQYCLTEDKQRSIDIETICELLNVVLKSEFPTQVNLLTEYLKVQNDYRALNIDHWRNFYRFFKEVSLSDLRSYDSSQAWPVILDNFVEWLKEKEEKK
- the LOC137805605 gene encoding F-box protein At5g49610-like, with the protein product MAMISSEIFPICTYLPAKSLYRFKAVNKGFCNLLEEGFFLVNHVHNSLKRDDTCFFLQLERPCNEEVTLHQLPSRQGAGVSGEVLQFLSKSSQILASIKGLILCRTTDKTPSEFYICNPATKSRLPISLPTHDENLNTRAHVMIMLLECYDEFDDYMVVHFETPTDWSSDYACKILKPREGSWKTMEKGFCAGGRNMKFNMPVHDNGVIHFISDCGSYITEVSPYFEPYIMSYSLNNGTSTMLKLPKIARKSSIDKKCDMNIFNWGKVSMASSSICLVRLKRSTFKVWILKDYKTSRWRRIMKIKTKKMGLKEKYPTITGFTVMNGELLIFATEKYIYSCGLTGENYMKIEEICENKCKYYVSLTSYMDTLRPCGPGATLLPC